The Equus caballus isolate H_3958 breed thoroughbred chromosome 12, TB-T2T, whole genome shotgun sequence genome contains a region encoding:
- the LOC138916408 gene encoding bone marrow proteoglycan-like isoform X1: MKLPLLLALLFGAVSALHLRTEAPNFESPLGDDTLPQDREMPERGAMEAPMEGLTLTKGEEEGGSGSEDVPEGEGLVKSVSALEEVDKDFQCPKEEDTVKLECAPGWTTCRFIVVSTAMKYNQAYDTCRRCYGGFLISIHDHTCNYKIQWGARFLNQGQVWIGGAVRYPGSCRSFYWMDGSAWDFWFWAAGQPSASGGSCVSMYTHGGRWRLSRCDMVLPFVCSH, encoded by the exons ATGAAACTCCCCCTACTTCTGGCTCTTCTATTTGGGGCAGTTTCAGCCCTTCATCTAA GGACTGAAGCACCCAACTTTGAGAGCCCCTTGGGAGATGACACCCTGCCTCAGGATAGGGAGATGCCAGAACGTGGGGCAATGGAGGCTCCTATGGAGGGACTGACGCTGacgaagggagaggaggaggggggctcCGGAAGTGAAGATGTCCCTGAGGGAGAGGGGCTTGTCAAGTCTGTCTCAGCCCTAGAAGAGGTGGACAAAGACTTTCAGTGCCCTAAGGAAGAGGATACAGTCAAACTGGAATGCGCCCCTGGATGGACGACCTGCCGCTTTATTGTGGTGTCGACAGCCATGAAATATAATCAAGCTTAC GATACTTGCCGGAGGTGCTATGGGGGCTTCCTCATCTCCATCCATGACCACACCTGTAACTACAAGATCCAGTGGGGAGCCAGATTTCTCAACCAGGGTCAAGTCTGGATTGGTGGTGCAGTCAGATATCCG GGTAGCTGCAGGAGCTTTTACTGGATGGATGGCAGTGCCTGGGATTTTTGGTTCTGGGCTGCTGGCCAGCCTTCGGCCTCTGGTGGAAGCTGTGTGTCCATGTATACCCACg GAGGTCGCTGGAGACTATCTCGGTGTGACATGGTCCTCCCCTTTGTCTGTTCCCACTGA